Proteins found in one Arachis stenosperma cultivar V10309 chromosome 8, arast.V10309.gnm1.PFL2, whole genome shotgun sequence genomic segment:
- the LOC130945087 gene encoding transcription factor RAX3-like translates to MGRAPCCDKANVKKGPWSPEEDSKLKSYIEQHGTGGNWIALPQKIGLKRCGKSCRLRWLNYLRPNLKHGGFSEEEDNIICSLYVTIGSRWSVIAAQLPGRTDNDIKNYWNTKLKKKLLGKHRTNNKEHHQQPRSRKQASTTNNTSVTGDFSSSSSSSATATYWSHMHMPMLPLPPPPPPLPPLPYAEDNNSNNEGPSFNDQDSLRKLLIKLGGRFSNNNFSEDYQPPPLDDGVIMNFHQFPSYENHHHNIGSSSSCMVSANNYPQRLDGLEFFYGEELAVTNDEKIIETGGASNNNNNKWCETSNTTLIYPPLHEDFSYRTPQ, encoded by the exons ATGGGTAGGGCACCTTGCTGTGACAAAGCAAACGTGAAGAAAGGGCCATGGTCCCCAGAAGAAGATTCCAAACTCAAATCCTACATCGAACAACATGGCACTGGTGGCAACTGGATTGCTTTGCCCCAAAAGATCG GGCTTAAGCGATGTGGCAAGAGTTGCCGTCTGCGGTGGCTCAACTACCTTCGCCCTAATCTCAAGCACGGTGGTTTCTCCGAAGAAGAAGACAACATCATTTGCAGCCTCTATGTTACTATTGGAAGCAG GTGGTCGGTGATTGCAGCCCAATTGCCTGGAAGAACAGACAACGACATAAAGAACTATTGGAACACCaagctgaagaagaagcttcTGGGAAAACACCGCACTAATAACAAAGAGCACCACCAACAACCACGTTCTAGAAAGCAAGCATCAACAACCAATAATACTAGTGTTACCGGGgatttttcatcatcatcatcatcatctgctACTGCTACTTATTGGTCACACATGCATATGCCTATGCTGccactaccaccaccaccaccaccattacCACCGTTGCCATATGCAGAAGATAATAATAGTAACAATGAAGGGCCCAGTTTCAACGACCAAGACTCTCTCAGGAAACTTCTTATCAAGCTCGGAGGAAGATTCTCCAACAACAATTTTAGTGAGGATTATCAGCCGCCACCACTTGATGATGGGGTCATCATGAATTTTCATCAATTCCCTTCTTATGAAAATCATCATCATAATATTGGTTCATCATCTAGTTGCATGGTGTCTGCTAATAATTATCCACAAAGGTTAGATGGATTGGAGTTCTTTTACGGAGAGGAATTGGCTGTAACTAATGATGAGAAGATAATAGAAACTGGTGGTgcttctaataataataataataagtggTGTGAGACCAGCAACACCACACTGATTTATCCTCCTCTTCATGAAGATTTCAGCTACCGCACCCCGCAATAG